Below is a window of Granulicella pectinivorans DNA.
GCGTTCGTACGCCTGTTCCTGCTTCGCGTGGCTCTCCCGATGGTCGAGAGTTGCCTTTGCTGCCGACCAGCGGGAGGCCCGCAGAATTTTGTGGTGCCCCGACCGGTCTACCTGTCACAACGTGACCGCCGTTCGCGCAGGGCGCACGTCCGGCAGGACAAAGGCCTAAAGAGTAATGGTATCGCGCTTTTGTCTTCCCTATTGATGCTGGAGTATCGTGGAAGGATGAGGTTTCGTTCCGCATGGACGGGTTTGCTGCTGATGGTCGTCATGGCCGTGGCGTGCTTTGGACCGGTTTGCGGAGTGGCCTGCGCGGCGAAGGCTCCCTGCCATGACGCGTCGAGCATGACAGACTGCACGGGGATGGGACCGATGGCTTCCGTCCATGCCGCAGCCTCGCATGCGACGGTCTGCGCGCAGGACGATGCAGTGGTCGACCGCTCGGACGTGGATGTTCACCAGTTGGCGGTTGTGGCTGTGATGGCTTCGGCGATTCGCGTGGATGCAGTCCACCCGGTTGCCGCGGCGGCTGTGCGTGGTTTGGCGAAGGCGCCACCCAGGCCGGTTGTCGTGATGCGCGTTTAATCCTTCTCTCTTTGTCACCAAAGCTGATTCGTGAGCTTCTCAAAGGCTCGTGATGGTGTTTGTGCGTTTTTGGAACAGAGGAGAGCTGTATGGCGAATCGCCGGTCGTTTTTGCAAAGTGTGTTGGGTGTAGGCGCGGGGCTGTTTGCTTCAGAGAAGATGACGGCCGCGGTGCCGAAGACGGTTGGCGCGCACGTGCCGGTGGTGACGACCGAGGTAGGCGACCTGCCGTTCACGATGGATGGCGACTGGAAGGTGTTCCACCTGATTGCGGAGGTGTTGCAGCAGGAGATCGCTCCGGGGAAGACGCTGGACCTTTGGGGTTTCAATGGGTCGGCTCCGGGGCCTACGATCCAGGTATTTCAGGGCGACAAGGTCAGGGTGATCTTTGAGAACCGCCTGCCGGAGGCGAGTTCGATTCACTGGCATGGCTTTGAAGACACGATTGCGAACGATGGGCAGCCGGGGATCAGCCAGGAGCCGGTGTTGCCGGGGGCGTCGTTTACGTATGAGTTCGAGATCCACCAGGAGGGCACGTACTTCTACCACTCGCACATGGCGATGCAGGAGATGGTGGGGTTGCTGGGTGCGTTCATCATGCATCCGCGCAAGGCGTACGAGCCGCACTGCGAGAAGGACTTTGTGGTGCATCTGCAGGAGTACGCGGTGCTGCCCAATAATACGGTTCCGGACTCGATGAAGATGGAGTTCAACTGGCTGGTGCTGAATGGCAAATCAGGGCCGGCGACGACGCCGCTGATTGTGCGGCTGGGGGATCGGGTGAGGATACGGTTTGTGAATATGGGGATGGATCACCATCCGATGCATCTGCATGGGCACACGTTCCATGTGACCGGCACGGAGGGTGGACGGATTCCCGAGGCGGGGTGGTGGCCGGGGAATACGGTGCTGGTAGGCGTAGCGCAGAGCAGGACGGTGGAGTTTGTGGCGAAGAATCCGGGGGACTGGATGCTGCACTGCCACCTGCCGCACCACATGATGAACCAAATGTCGTCGATTGCGGGAAAGATGACGCGCGGGGATGGCATGGGCATGACGGATGGCGTGTCGAAGCAGGCGAACGATGTGCCGGGGTATCCGCAGGATGCGTTTATGGAAGGGCCGATGATGGCGATGGATGCGGCCGTCGATATTCCGGAGAACCATGGGTTGAAGGCGGGCTGGAGCCAATACATGGCGGGGATGATGACGTTTGTGCGCGTGCTGCCGCCGGCGGAATACGATGCGGTGATTGGGAAGATGAACGCCGCGAAGAGGGCGCGGGATCCGTACGCTTCGATCCTGGGAAAGATTGTTCCTGTTTTGGTGGCTTTTTTAATGGGCGGGATGGCCTGGGGGCAGTCGATGCCCGGGATGGATATGTCCATGCCGATGACGCAGCATCAGCATATGCCGGGGATGGATATGTCGAAGCCCGCGGTGCAGACTGGTCCGCGGGTGCGGGATACGCAGGCTTTGCAGGAGCCGGAGAATCCGACGAAGCGGACGGGGGGGTCGGTCGCGGCGCCGGAGCTGCTGGGTGGGCTTGAGAGGCGGCCTGCGCTTTTCCTGGAGGACTTTCTGGCCATGGCGGAGAAGCAGAACCCCACGATCTCCCAGGCACAGACGATGGTCAAAGGCGCGGCGGCGCGGGCTTTGCAGGCGGGACTGTATCCGAATCCGAGCGTGGGGTATCAGGGAGAGCAGATTCGCGGAGGAACGTATGGGGGCGGCGAGCAGGGAGGGTATGTCGAGCAGGAGATTGTGATGGGGGGCAAGCTTGGGCTGCGACGCGATGTGTACCGGCAGCAGGGCAAGGCGGATGCGATTGGCGTGGAGGAGCAGAGGGCTCGGGTGAAGAACGATGTGACGCGAGCGTTCTACGCGGCGCTGGTGGCGCAGGCGGTGGTAGAGGTGAGGAAGCAGATGGCAGGGGTGGCGCTGGATGCGGTCGAGACGGTGCATCAGCTTGCGAATGTGGGACAGGCGGATGCTCCGGACATTCTGCAGACGGAGGTGGAAGCCGAACAGGCGAAGGTTGATTTCGTGGCCGCGCAGAGGAGATACCTCGAGGAGTTTGCGGTGCTGGCTGCGGTGTCGGGACGGCAGGATCTGGGCGTGAGTCGTGTGGCTGGGGATCTGGAGGCGCTGCCTGAGATGGATGCGGAGAAGATGGCGGCATCGATTGGCGACAGCAACCCGATGGTGAAGCGTCTGGAGCAACAGGTTGGGGTGAGCGAGGCGCAGTTGCGTGCGGCGCAGCGCGAGGTGATTCCGAATGTCGTCGTGCGGGCGGGAGAGCAGTACAACTTTGAACATGTGACCGACTTCCCTGCCCGGGCTGCAGGACCACAGAGCTTCGCGAGTGCCTCGGTGACACTGCCAGTGTGGAACCGGAACCAGGGCTCCGTCGCGGCCAATGAAGCGGAGGTGGAAAGGGCGAGGCAGGAGGTGGTTCGGGCAAGGCTGGCGTTGCGGCAGAAGGCAGAGCCGGTGGCGCAGGCCTATCTTGCGGCGCGGTTTGCAGCGGACCGGTACAAGACGGAGATGCTGCCCAGAGCACAGAGGGCGTATGAGCTGTACAAGGTGAAGTACGACGCGATGGCGCTGCCGTATCCGCAGGTTCTGCATTCGCAACTGAATTTGCTACAAATGCAGATTGGGTATCTGACGACACTTGGCGATGCGTGGCAGAGTGGGGTCGACCTGCAATACGGCGTTCTGCACGGAGGGCTGGAGATGCCCCGTTAGCAGGGGATGTCGCTGCGCTTCGGGTCAATGCCCGGGGAGAAGACGATAGGGGGTCTCAAAGCGGCCGATCTGCATCACGGAACGCTCGTTCGGCGGCCAGATGCGGAAGGTTTCGACACGCATTCCGGGCTTCATGGGATGCGCCAGCGCAGAGCCCTCTTCCGCCCCTGTCGACGCGTCGTAGAGATGCAGCTCGAGGCCCGTTGCGACTCGATTCCAGCCGAAGACGTATCTTCCTGGACCCAGCGTGACTTCATCGATCTGGATCGCATGCTGCACAAGAAGGTAGTGCGAGTATTTGCCTTCGGCGGAGTAGCCCGCGGTGATGAGCACCACCGCAGCAATGACTTGCCCGCGAGCATCGATGATCCCCGAGGCCGTTCGCATCTCGGTCTCGATGCGCTCTTTTACGACCGGCGCCCGAGAGGGGAGCACCTGCTCCAACTCGGGCATTGTGGCCGCGCGCCAGCCCTGAGCCAGCAGAGGCGAGGCTGTGAGAAGAAGCGCAACGAGGCAGATCCATCGACGAAGAGCGATCATGGGAGATGGACGATCCCCCTCTGCAACGCGAGCGTTGCCGCATGCGTGCGGTCCGCGACGCCCAGCTTGCTGAGCAGGCTGTTGACGTGTGACTTGACGGTCGTCTCGGAGATTTTGAGGTCCGCCGCTATCTCCTTGTTGGCCCGGCCCGCGACGATTCTTTCGAGCACGCGCAGCTCGCGCGCCGTGAGGTCCTGCCATGCCATGCGTTCGGCGAGCTTCTCCGCGATCTGCGCGGGAATGCGTGTGCGGCCCGCGTCGACCGCATGGATGGTCGAGAGGAGCTCTTCGGTCGTCATCCCTTTCAGGAGATAAGCCTTCGCCCCCGCCTGCAGGGAGCGGTAGATGTCTTCGTCGCCATCGAAGGTTGTGAGGACAATGATGCGTGCCGCCGGGGTATCCTTGCGGATCTGGGCGATGGCCTCGACGCCGCCCATCTTTGGCAGACGAAGATCCATGAGGGTAATGTCCGGCTTCAGGGTGCCGAACAGCGCGACGGCTTCCATGCCATCGCTGGCCTCGCCGACCACCTCGACGGTGGGGATCGTCGACAGCAGGGCGACCAGGCCCTTGCGTACGACGTGGTGGTCATCGACCACCAGAATGCGAACTCGTCTCTCCACGCTTCGCGTCCTCTTCTTCCGCGTGTGAAAAGTATAAGCCGGTCGGACAAAGATCATCCAAAAGGTGGAGACGCGCCTCGTCCCATATTGTCCTTTCCCATGCTGCCTCTGTTTCGCTATGATTCGGTTCGACGAACCGCTGCACGGAATACGACTCATTCATGACGCAACGCCTCCTGAGAAACGCTCGCAAACGCTCCCTTCCCCTGGCTGCCTTCGCGAGCGTTCTTTTTTTGACGGGATTGCTTGCTTCCACGATGCCATTGCGCTTGGTGGTTGCAAGCTCCGAGGCGGATGAGGCTGCAGCGGCCCGCAAGGCCTACAACGACAAGGTGAATGAGAAGTACAACGACCACTTCAGCAAGGATGCCCATTTCCTGCCTTCGCTGATGACGACCGATACCGGCGAGTTTATCGACCCGAAGACCTTTCCCACGGCGCAGTACTGTGGGCATTGCCACCAGGAGGCGCACAGCCAGTGGCGACAATCCGCGCACTCGAACTCCAACCGCGCGCCGTGGTATCTGCGCAACGTCAACCTGCTGACGGACCAGAAGGGCGTCGAATATACGCGGCACTGCGAAGGCTGCCATGATCCCGTGGCGATGGTGGCGGGGAATCTGACGCAGGGTTCCACGAAGCGGCGGCCGTTCGATGCCGACGGGGTGACCTGTGCGGTGTGCCATGCGATCCAGAAGGTCGACACGCGCGGCACGGGATCGTATGTGCTGGGAACGCCCGCCGTGCTGGTCGATGAGAACGGCAACGGCATCGCGCGGCCGGTCACGGATGGTGAGATCCTTGCGCACCTCGACCGGCATTCCGCGGCGGTCATGAAGCCGTTCTACAAGTCGTCGGAGTTTTGCGCTAGCTGCCACAAGGCCGCGCTGCCAAAGCAATTGAACGACTACAAGTGGCAGCGCGCGATCTTCCTCTACGACGAGTGGCAGAACTCTTCCTTTGCGAAGCAGTCGCCACTTCCCTTCTATGTCAAGGATTCGGTCTCCACCTGCGAGACATGCCACATGCCGCGCGAGGCGATCACGCTGCGGGACCCAGGCGCGAAGCACGGCCAACTGGCCTCGCATCGCTGGCTGGGGGCCAACACCATCATCCCGAAGTTCTACGGGTTCGATGAACAGGCCGAACGCATCGTGAAGTTTCTTCAGGCAAGCGTCTTCAACGTGGATCTCTTCGCAATCGAGCATGCCAACTCCACCATCTCCGCACCGCTTGGCCTTGTATCTTATACCGTCGCTCCCGGTGAGCTGCTGACTGCCGACGTCGTCATCCAGAACAAGGGCATTGCGCACTCGCATGTTCCTGAGCAGCGCGATATGTACGAGTCGTGGGTGGACTTTACCGTGAAGGATGCGAGCGGCAAGACGCTGTTCGAGAGCGGATTCCTGAAGCCTGGTGGCGATCTCGACGAGCGTGCCCACTCGTTCACCAACCGGCTCATCAGCGCGAGCGGAACGCTGAACGCCGACCACGAGGTGTGGCAGACCAAGATCGTCGCCTACAACAACACCATACAGTCAGGACGCTCGCAGCTTGTGCGGTACTCCTTCCACATGCCTGCTGCCTCTGGCCCTGTGACTTTGACGGCTACGGTGAAGTACAGGCGCTTCAATCAGCACTTCATCGACTTCGGGATGAACCTCTCCGGCAGCAAGCATTATGAGGAGCCCATCATCGATATGGTCTCGGCCTCGCGCGTTGTGGAGGTTGGAGAGAACAAGCCGGTCGCGCCCACACCCGCCGAGAACGCGACCTGGATGCGCTGGAACAACTACGGCATCGCCCTGCTGGACGCGCAGCAGTATGCGGCATCGGTCGATGCCTTCGCCCATGTCGCGAAGCTGCGTCCCGACTACGCCGATGCCTACACGAACCAGGCCATCGTGGAGATTCAGTGGGAGCGCTACAACGATGCGAGGCCTCATCTAGCGCAGGCCCTGCAGTTGTCGCCCGGCAACTCACGCGCCCTCTACTACCGTGCCCTTGTGGAACGCAACGGCGGCGAACTCGATGCGGCGGTGACCGATCTCATCGCCGTCACCAAAGCCTTCCCACGCTCCCGCGACGCGCATCGCGAGCTTGGCTTCTCCTACTACCAGCAGCACAAGTATGCGCAGGCCAGGGACGAATACGAGATCGTGCAAGACATCGATCCCGATGACCTTGCAGCGCACTATCTACTGGCTATCCTCTACCGCCGTCTCGGTCTCAAGGACAAAGCAGCCGAGCAGTCCGCGAGCTTCGCCGACCAGAAGGACGATCCCAGCGCCAACCGCTTTGCACTCGACTATCTGCGTACCCACAGCGATGTGGCCAGCGAGAGCGTCGTCTGGCACACGCATGAGCTGGATGCCCCGGCGCATCGCATCGATGGTCCGCTTCCCACGAGCTTCAGCGCTACCCAGAACTAGAGCCGATGCGACAATGTCCTCAGTGAATCGTAGCCTCCTCACTCTCGTTCTCACATGTGCCGCGCTCCACTCGGGCATGGCACAGCAGCCCTCGCCTCTCTCCGGTGCGACGCTCTTCCATGAGAAGGGCTGCGAGCACTGTCATGGCGCCAACTTCGCCGGCATCCCCGACAAGGGTCCGTCACTGCTCACGGTCGGCAAACGTCTGAAGAAAGACGCTATCGCCAGACAGATTCACGACGGCGGGCAGGAGATGCCGTCCTTTGGGGATGTTCTGCAACCGGACGAGATATCCGCTCTTGTGGACATGCTCCACAACAAGAAAAAGGCTCCCAAAGAGGTTCAAGCGAGTCGATAGGCGCATGCTGCAAACAGTTGAGCCGCCCTCGTTGATGGCTGTTCCACCATCAACGAGGGCGGCTCGATTAAGCCAGGAAAACGTGAGGCCTAGCCCGCCTTGAACATCTGCTTGATGCCGCGCAGCGCCTGTCGTGTACGTTCTTCGTTCTCGATCAGCGAGAAGCGGATGTAGTTGTCGCCATGCTCGCCGAAGCCGACGCCGGGACTCACGGCAACCTTCGCTTCGTGCAGAAGCTTCTTCGAAAACTCCAGCGACTTCATGCCGAACTGCTCCGGAATCTTCGCCCACGCGAACATCGTTGCCTTGGGCAGATCGACCGGCCAACCAAGCTTGTTCAGGCCTGGGACAAGCACGTCGCGCCGTGCCTTGTAGATGCCGGTGATCTCCGCCACACAGTCCTGCGGCCCTTCGAGCGCCGCGATCGCCGCCACCTGAATGGGGGTGAACGTGCCGTAGTCGAAGTAGCTCTTGATGCGCCCAAGCGCGCCCACCAGCTTCGTCGAACCGACCATGAAGCCCACACGCCAGCCCGGCATGTTGTAGCTCTTCGAGAGCGTGAAGAACTCGACCGCGATCTCCTTTGCGCCCGGCACCTGCATCAGGCTTGGCGCACGGTATCCATCGAAGGTGAGGTCCGCATAGGCGAGGTCATGCACGATGTAGATGCCAAGCTCCGTACACAGGGGGACGAGGCGCTCGAAGAAGGAGAGGTCGACACATGCCGCGGTCGGATTCGCCGGGAAGTTCAGGATGAGGATCTTGGGGCGCGGCTCCATGCGCGGAAGCTCATACTCCAGCTTCGCGATCAGCGCATCCTGATCGGGCTCGAGTTCAATGCTCTGCACGCGCGAGCCCGCGATGACGGGTCCGAAGATGTGGATCGGATAGCTCGGGTTCGGCACCGCAACGGTATCCTCATCGTCCAGCAGCGCGAGGCAGAGATGCGCGATGCCCTCCTTGGAACCGATCGTCACGATCGCTTCCGTATCGGGGTTCAGGTCGACATCGTAGCGCCGCTTGTACCAGCCGCAGATGGCCTTGCGCAGACGAGGGATGCCCTTCGAGAGCGAGTAGCGATGCGTCGTGGTGCGTTGCGCTGCTTCGATCAGCTTATCGACGATATGCTTCGGCGTAGCCCCATCGGGGTTCCCCATCCCGAAGTCGATGATATCTTCGCCACGCTTACGCGCCGCAGCCTTGAGCTCGCCGGTGATGTTGAACACATAGGCGGGTAGCCTGCTCAGCCTTCTAAACTCTTCCATGTCTTCCTTCTTTACGAAGTTGGTGCCCGAGGGGGGACTTGAACCCCCACACCCACTGAAGGGCTACGGATTTTAAGTCCGCTGTGTCTGCCGATTTCACCACTCGGGCGGTGTCTTCAGTCTACCGCTACCGAACAGGATACAGCGCACGGTACATCTCACGATTGCGCAGAATCGCCTGCACGTATTCTCTGGTCTCGCTATAGGGAATCGACTCCACGTACTCCGCCACGTCCTTATAGTCGTTGGTCGACAGCCAGCGCCGGATGGGCGTGTCGCCTGCGTTATAGGCAGCCAACGCGTACTCCGCCTGTCCGCCAAAACGGTCCAGCACCTGCTTCAGATTCGTCGTGCCCAGCTGCAGGTTGATCGACGGGTTCAGCAGAGACCGCGCATCGATGCCCTTGAGGCCGTCCTTCTTCGCCGCTGCCTTGCCCACAGAGGGCAGAAGCTGCATCAAGCCGTACGCGTTCGCCGGGCTGACCGCGCCGGCGTTGAACTCCGACTCCTGCCGGATGAGCGAAGCGACCAGATAGGGGTCGAGCCCGTTCTTCTGCGAGTTCGCCACCAGGTCGTTCCAATAGGGCTGCGGAAACAACAGATGCCAATACACCACCGGCACCTTGTTCATCGGAATCGAGAAGAACGGAATGCCGCTATGCTTCATCGACTGCAACGCGCGGGTGTACTCGCCGAACGACACATAGATCTCCGCCTGCGCCAGAGCGCCCCACTGCGCGGAGTCCGCACTGGCCTGGATCTCCGGCCCGATAAACTCATTTAACGCGGCGTTCGCCAGCAGGCGTGCCTTGATGAGGTGCGGATCGTTCTCCGGCAATTCACCCGTCAGCGCCGGCACCGCCGGAACGCGTACCGAAGCCAGCGGAGACGCCGGCTGTACCGCACCCGACTGTCCACCAATCACCGCCAGCCTCTGCCGCGCCAGCACCGCGTAGTAGAAGTTCACGTAGTTCGCGTTCAGTGCGCGATAGTAGTTCGCAGCCTGCCCGAAGTCGCGCCCTTCATCCTCGTACAGACGCCCGCGCCAGTACAGCGCGCTGGATGCCTCTGTGCTTGCCGGATACATCGTGATCTGCTCATCCATCAGCCGCGCCGCTTCGGTGTACTTGCGCAGCCGGTAGCTCATCCATGCGCAGCGCCAGTGGGCCGAGGGCGCGTAGGTGCTGTTGGGAAAAAGCCTCACCAGACTCTCATAGTCGGAGATCGCCTCCACCTGCTCATGCTTCAGCAGATGCATATTGCCGCCCGAGTACAGGGCCTCCTCCGTCCAGCGGCTGTGCGGGAACCTCTGCACCAGGTCCGCCACCTCGCGGTCGTTGCCCTTCGTGTCGTTCTCGTTCCGCGCAATCTCGGCGAGCAGATACTTCTTCAGTGCGGCGCTGTCATCGTCGGTCTGCGGAAGCTTCTCCGCATCGCGGCGTCCAAGCCGCTTCAGCCGCAGGTCGCATACCGCCGCATAGATCTCGAGCGCATCGCGATCCCCCTGGCTGAGCCCCGGATCGTTCTTTTCAAGGGAATGGTACTCGACACTCGCCTCGGCATAGTGTTTTGCGTTGTAGAGGGCATCGGCGTGGATCTTCCGCTCCGCCGCACTCAGCGGAACGCCCATCGCGGCAAGCTGGTTGCGCGACTGGGACGCCTCGCCGGTCATCGGCTGGGCGGTGAAGATCTTGCGGTAGAGCGCCGAGGCATTGGCCGTGTCGCCGATCGCCTGGTACGCCTTCGCCTGCGCGAACCG
It encodes the following:
- a CDS encoding multicopper oxidase domain-containing protein, whose protein sequence is MANRRSFLQSVLGVGAGLFASEKMTAAVPKTVGAHVPVVTTEVGDLPFTMDGDWKVFHLIAEVLQQEIAPGKTLDLWGFNGSAPGPTIQVFQGDKVRVIFENRLPEASSIHWHGFEDTIANDGQPGISQEPVLPGASFTYEFEIHQEGTYFYHSHMAMQEMVGLLGAFIMHPRKAYEPHCEKDFVVHLQEYAVLPNNTVPDSMKMEFNWLVLNGKSGPATTPLIVRLGDRVRIRFVNMGMDHHPMHLHGHTFHVTGTEGGRIPEAGWWPGNTVLVGVAQSRTVEFVAKNPGDWMLHCHLPHHMMNQMSSIAGKMTRGDGMGMTDGVSKQANDVPGYPQDAFMEGPMMAMDAAVDIPENHGLKAGWSQYMAGMMTFVRVLPPAEYDAVIGKMNAAKRARDPYASILGKIVPVLVAFLMGGMAWGQSMPGMDMSMPMTQHQHMPGMDMSKPAVQTGPRVRDTQALQEPENPTKRTGGSVAAPELLGGLERRPALFLEDFLAMAEKQNPTISQAQTMVKGAAARALQAGLYPNPSVGYQGEQIRGGTYGGGEQGGYVEQEIVMGGKLGLRRDVYRQQGKADAIGVEEQRARVKNDVTRAFYAALVAQAVVEVRKQMAGVALDAVETVHQLANVGQADAPDILQTEVEAEQAKVDFVAAQRRYLEEFAVLAAVSGRQDLGVSRVAGDLEALPEMDAEKMAASIGDSNPMVKRLEQQVGVSEAQLRAAQREVIPNVVVRAGEQYNFEHVTDFPARAAGPQSFASASVTLPVWNRNQGSVAANEAEVERARQEVVRARLALRQKAEPVAQAYLAARFAADRYKTEMLPRAQRAYELYKVKYDAMALPYPQVLHSQLNLLQMQIGYLTTLGDAWQSGVDLQYGVLHGGLEMPR
- a CDS encoding response regulator, which produces MERRVRILVVDDHHVVRKGLVALLSTIPTVEVVGEASDGMEAVALFGTLKPDITLMDLRLPKMGGVEAIAQIRKDTPAARIIVLTTFDGDEDIYRSLQAGAKAYLLKGMTTEELLSTIHAVDAGRTRIPAQIAEKLAERMAWQDLTARELRVLERIVAGRANKEIAADLKISETTVKSHVNSLLSKLGVADRTHAATLALQRGIVHLP
- the alaC gene encoding alanine transaminase, which translates into the protein MEEFRRLSRLPAYVFNITGELKAAARKRGEDIIDFGMGNPDGATPKHIVDKLIEAAQRTTTHRYSLSKGIPRLRKAICGWYKRRYDVDLNPDTEAIVTIGSKEGIAHLCLALLDDEDTVAVPNPSYPIHIFGPVIAGSRVQSIELEPDQDALIAKLEYELPRMEPRPKILILNFPANPTAACVDLSFFERLVPLCTELGIYIVHDLAYADLTFDGYRAPSLMQVPGAKEIAVEFFTLSKSYNMPGWRVGFMVGSTKLVGALGRIKSYFDYGTFTPIQVAAIAALEGPQDCVAEITGIYKARRDVLVPGLNKLGWPVDLPKATMFAWAKIPEQFGMKSLEFSKKLLHEAKVAVSPGVGFGEHGDNYIRFSLIENEERTRQALRGIKQMFKAG
- a CDS encoding tetratricopeptide repeat protein yields the protein MPLRLVVASSEADEAAAARKAYNDKVNEKYNDHFSKDAHFLPSLMTTDTGEFIDPKTFPTAQYCGHCHQEAHSQWRQSAHSNSNRAPWYLRNVNLLTDQKGVEYTRHCEGCHDPVAMVAGNLTQGSTKRRPFDADGVTCAVCHAIQKVDTRGTGSYVLGTPAVLVDENGNGIARPVTDGEILAHLDRHSAAVMKPFYKSSEFCASCHKAALPKQLNDYKWQRAIFLYDEWQNSSFAKQSPLPFYVKDSVSTCETCHMPREAITLRDPGAKHGQLASHRWLGANTIIPKFYGFDEQAERIVKFLQASVFNVDLFAIEHANSTISAPLGLVSYTVAPGELLTADVVIQNKGIAHSHVPEQRDMYESWVDFTVKDASGKTLFESGFLKPGGDLDERAHSFTNRLISASGTLNADHEVWQTKIVAYNNTIQSGRSQLVRYSFHMPAASGPVTLTATVKYRRFNQHFIDFGMNLSGSKHYEEPIIDMVSASRVVEVGENKPVAPTPAENATWMRWNNYGIALLDAQQYAASVDAFAHVAKLRPDYADAYTNQAIVEIQWERYNDARPHLAQALQLSPGNSRALYYRALVERNGGELDAAVTDLIAVTKAFPRSRDAHRELGFSYYQQHKYAQARDEYEIVQDIDPDDLAAHYLLAILYRRLGLKDKAAEQSASFADQKDDPSANRFALDYLRTHSDVASESVVWHTHELDAPAHRIDGPLPTSFSATQN
- a CDS encoding transglycosylase SLT domain-containing protein; protein product: MGFSPKGVTTLGRWFGLRMNVFLVTALALAPWSASEAMQTSSAHKKTVQKHAKTASKTAKPAAKGSARGTKGHAKTTVSAARGKTAAHAAAAAAISAQTARLNSAFLASSQLRPMAQQLAATRSAMAYDGVSSYAKAHPGDGAATAYLALGHAYMLDKRFADAAATYRMAGSAGDALSDYADYLGAQAALAANHSTEAYGLLDRFAERHPGSIFIPNAPVLLANLYLSANNPQGALKVLSSPDAAPQSTHADFRFAQAKAYQAIGDTANASALYRKIFTAQPMTGEASQSRNQLAAMGVPLSAAERKIHADALYNAKHYAEASVEYHSLEKNDPGLSQGDRDALEIYAAVCDLRLKRLGRRDAEKLPQTDDDSAALKKYLLAEIARNENDTKGNDREVADLVQRFPHSRWTEEALYSGGNMHLLKHEQVEAISDYESLVRLFPNSTYAPSAHWRCAWMSYRLRKYTEAARLMDEQITMYPASTEASSALYWRGRLYEDEGRDFGQAANYYRALNANYVNFYYAVLARQRLAVIGGQSGAVQPASPLASVRVPAVPALTGELPENDPHLIKARLLANAALNEFIGPEIQASADSAQWGALAQAEIYVSFGEYTRALQSMKHSGIPFFSIPMNKVPVVYWHLLFPQPYWNDLVANSQKNGLDPYLVASLIRQESEFNAGAVSPANAYGLMQLLPSVGKAAAKKDGLKGIDARSLLNPSINLQLGTTNLKQVLDRFGGQAEYALAAYNAGDTPIRRWLSTNDYKDVAEYVESIPYSETREYVQAILRNREMYRALYPVR
- a CDS encoding c-type cytochrome is translated as MNRSLLTLVLTCAALHSGMAQQPSPLSGATLFHEKGCEHCHGANFAGIPDKGPSLLTVGKRLKKDAIARQIHDGGQEMPSFGDVLQPDEISALVDMLHNKKKAPKEVQASR